A single Dysgonomonas mossii DNA region contains:
- a CDS encoding N-acetylmuramoyl-L-alanine amidase family protein, which yields MKYIRLIIFSILIISSVSVYSQSEKDTPRNGEGIHAFLRRNKRTGTDNLNKFLELNKGKFGKENSLLKDVSYLLPETDKNNTKKTENEVSDSGQMGKKTENKLFGEKYAEYTIKSDKLKGACFFLSSGHGGPDPGAMAEVDGYELCEDEYAYDITLRLARNLMEEGASVYMIIQDAEDGIRDDRYLSNSKRETCMGATIPLNQIARLKQRTDKINSLSKRSKAKYKRSVFIHLDSRSQKQQLDVFFYYSKNSTAGKKLANTMRETFSDHYDKHQPDRGFTGTVSTRTLYVLDKTLPVGIYAELGNIQNSFDQRRFLQSDNRQALANWMCRGFIKDYENWKKGK from the coding sequence ATGAAATATATTCGACTTATAATCTTTTCAATACTTATAATATCAAGTGTCTCCGTTTATTCTCAAAGTGAAAAAGATACACCTCGTAATGGTGAAGGTATACATGCTTTTCTGAGAAGAAACAAACGCACAGGGACAGATAATCTTAATAAGTTTCTGGAGTTGAATAAAGGAAAGTTCGGTAAAGAAAATTCTCTATTGAAGGATGTTTCGTATCTATTACCTGAAACGGATAAGAATAATACGAAAAAAACAGAGAACGAAGTTTCGGATTCTGGTCAAATGGGTAAAAAAACGGAGAATAAGCTTTTTGGAGAAAAATATGCGGAATATACGATTAAATCAGATAAGCTAAAAGGTGCTTGTTTCTTCTTATCCAGTGGGCACGGAGGACCCGACCCCGGAGCAATGGCAGAGGTAGACGGTTATGAGCTTTGCGAAGATGAATACGCTTATGATATAACGCTTAGGCTTGCACGCAACTTGATGGAAGAAGGAGCTTCAGTATATATGATTATTCAAGATGCAGAGGATGGTATAAGGGATGACCGTTATTTATCGAACAGTAAGCGTGAAACATGTATGGGGGCTACTATCCCTTTGAACCAGATTGCCCGGTTGAAACAACGAACAGATAAAATCAATAGCTTGAGTAAGCGTTCGAAAGCAAAATATAAAAGATCTGTTTTTATCCATTTGGATAGCAGAAGTCAGAAACAGCAATTAGATGTATTTTTCTATTACTCAAAGAATAGTACTGCGGGTAAAAAACTTGCGAATACAATGCGTGAGACTTTCAGTGATCATTATGACAAGCATCAGCCGGATAGAGGCTTTACCGGAACAGTAAGTACACGAACCTTATACGTTCTTGATAAAACTCTGCCTGTGGGTATTTATGCTGAGCTTGGCAATATTCAGAATAGTTTCGACCAGCGTCGCTTTTTACAATCAGATAACAGGCAGGCTTTGGCTAATTGGATGTGTAGGGGTTTCATCAAAGACTATGAAAACTGGAAAAAGGGAAAGTAA
- a CDS encoding FAD-binding and (Fe-S)-binding domain-containing protein encodes MLPDNYQQLKKELSKTIPSKRIITNPLQLLAYGTDASFYRLIPKIVVQVHTEEEAVEVIRQTGKLNIPVTYRAAGTSLSGQAITDSVLMVATHEWRKYTILDDEALKIKLQPGITGARANIHLQPFGRKIGPDPASINAAMIGGIAANNASGMCCGTDQNSYKTIADIRIVLYDGTILDTSDEKSKLDFTEKHPEIIREIEKLRDKIKADNTLTERIKQKYKIKNTTGYSINALVDYEDPFDIIKHLMIGSEGTLAFTSDITYHTVVDEKHKACTLMIFETIEKACEVVPMLKKTPVSAVELLDRDSIRSIEDDPEAPSYFRTLPETACLLLVEIQANEQLEMNEKEAIIRKAIEPYPTIQPYKFTSDRKEYNFNWKARKGLLSSIGGLRKTGTTCLIEDVAFPIDRLGDACVALKDLFKRLGYTDAVLYGHALDGNFHIVFSQDFNSTSEVQKYADMMDELADIVVNKFDGSLKAEHGTGRNMAPFVEKEWGEAAYKIMLKIKDIFDPHKLINPGVIINENPKIHLENLKPLPAANEIIDKCMECGFCEPNCVAEGLTLSPRQRIVIAREISRLKAFGEDPSRLKQMLNDAKYYSDETCATDGLCGLVCPVKIDTGKFIKHVRHEEASDTAKKVASYIGNRMAGTTSAARGGLNFVHFVHSILGDTLMGGIASTMRTLSLKTIPKWNKDMPKGANKIKDMVINEGQVNKVVYFPSCINRSMGKSNGYEKGDVELTKKTQELLQRAGFTIIYPEGINSLCCGMAFSSKGLKEEGARKSKELENALLKTSENGKYPILFDMSPCFYTFHEAYENKNLKIYDPIEFMLDFVMPKLEIKHPRNIVTIFPVCSVKKIGMEQKLLQLAKLCSKEVAFVDTNCCGFAGDRGFTYPELNAHGQRHLNEQIPAGCKDGYSTSRTCEIGMSEYSDINFKSIFYLIDEVTK; translated from the coding sequence ATGTTACCTGATAATTATCAGCAACTGAAAAAAGAATTATCTAAAACAATTCCGTCGAAACGAATTATTACCAATCCTCTACAACTATTAGCATACGGTACTGATGCAAGTTTTTATCGTCTGATTCCTAAAATAGTAGTACAGGTACATACAGAAGAAGAGGCTGTAGAAGTAATACGTCAGACAGGAAAACTCAATATTCCGGTTACATATCGGGCAGCAGGCACAAGCCTTTCGGGGCAAGCGATAACCGACTCGGTGCTGATGGTAGCAACACACGAATGGCGAAAATATACGATTCTTGATGATGAAGCTTTAAAGATAAAACTACAGCCCGGAATAACAGGAGCAAGAGCAAATATTCACCTACAGCCATTTGGTCGTAAGATAGGTCCCGATCCGGCATCTATCAATGCCGCAATGATCGGGGGTATAGCCGCGAACAATGCGAGCGGAATGTGCTGTGGTACAGATCAGAACTCATACAAAACAATTGCAGATATCCGCATCGTCCTCTATGACGGTACTATCCTGGATACTTCGGATGAAAAAAGTAAATTGGATTTCACTGAAAAACATCCTGAAATTATCCGTGAAATAGAAAAACTTAGAGATAAAATAAAAGCTGACAATACGCTTACAGAGCGTATTAAACAAAAGTATAAAATAAAGAACACGACAGGATATAGCATAAATGCATTAGTAGATTATGAAGATCCTTTCGATATCATTAAGCACCTGATGATTGGTTCGGAGGGGACACTGGCTTTCACCTCCGATATAACCTACCATACGGTTGTTGATGAAAAACATAAAGCTTGTACTCTAATGATCTTTGAAACCATAGAGAAAGCCTGTGAAGTAGTTCCTATGCTCAAAAAGACACCTGTGTCTGCAGTAGAATTACTCGATAGAGACTCTATACGATCTATCGAAGACGATCCGGAAGCTCCTTCGTATTTTCGGACATTACCCGAAACAGCCTGTTTGCTGCTGGTAGAAATACAAGCCAACGAACAACTCGAAATGAATGAAAAAGAGGCTATCATCCGCAAGGCAATTGAACCATATCCCACAATACAACCATATAAATTTACATCTGATCGTAAAGAATATAATTTTAACTGGAAAGCTCGTAAAGGGCTTCTGTCCTCCATTGGAGGCCTACGAAAAACAGGAACAACATGTCTTATAGAAGACGTTGCGTTTCCAATAGATAGACTGGGAGATGCATGTGTGGCTTTAAAAGATTTATTCAAGCGTTTAGGATATACTGATGCCGTGTTATACGGACATGCCCTCGACGGCAACTTCCATATCGTATTCTCTCAGGACTTCAACAGTACAAGCGAGGTACAGAAGTATGCAGATATGATGGACGAACTGGCCGACATTGTTGTCAATAAGTTTGATGGTTCGTTAAAAGCTGAGCATGGGACAGGGCGTAACATGGCTCCTTTTGTAGAAAAAGAATGGGGAGAAGCGGCTTATAAGATCATGCTCAAGATTAAAGATATTTTTGATCCTCATAAACTTATAAATCCGGGTGTAATCATCAACGAGAATCCCAAGATACATCTTGAGAATCTGAAACCTCTTCCTGCAGCAAATGAGATAATAGATAAATGTATGGAATGTGGCTTTTGTGAACCAAACTGTGTTGCTGAAGGGCTAACCTTATCGCCACGCCAACGTATCGTGATTGCTCGAGAGATATCAAGACTAAAAGCATTCGGAGAAGATCCTTCACGATTGAAGCAAATGCTGAATGACGCGAAGTATTATTCAGACGAGACGTGTGCTACAGATGGATTATGTGGCTTGGTTTGTCCTGTAAAAATAGATACTGGCAAATTTATCAAGCATGTCCGACATGAAGAAGCATCGGACACTGCAAAAAAAGTAGCATCTTATATCGGCAACCGCATGGCCGGGACTACCTCGGCAGCAAGAGGAGGACTTAATTTTGTTCACTTCGTCCATTCTATATTAGGCGATACACTGATGGGTGGAATCGCTTCTACGATGAGAACCTTATCTCTAAAAACGATTCCGAAATGGAATAAGGATATGCCTAAGGGAGCGAACAAGATAAAGGATATGGTAATAAATGAAGGACAGGTAAATAAAGTTGTTTATTTCCCTTCGTGTATAAACCGTTCGATGGGCAAATCAAACGGCTATGAAAAGGGCGATGTCGAATTGACAAAAAAGACACAGGAACTTCTACAACGTGCAGGATTTACGATTATTTATCCCGAGGGTATCAATAGCCTTTGTTGTGGGATGGCGTTTAGCAGTAAAGGTCTGAAAGAAGAAGGTGCCCGCAAATCAAAAGAGCTGGAAAATGCATTATTGAAAACTTCTGAAAATGGGAAGTATCCTATTCTATTTGATATGAGTCCATGCTTCTATACTTTCCATGAGGCATACGAGAATAAAAATTTAAAGATATATGACCCAATAGAGTTTATGCTCGACTTTGTGATGCCTAAGCTGGAAATCAAACACCCTCGTAATATAGTGACTATTTTCCCTGTATGCTCAGTGAAAAAGATTGGCATGGAACAAAAGCTATTGCAATTGGCCAAGTTATGCTCCAAAGAGGTTGCCTTTGTGGATACGAATTGTTGCGGTTTTGCCGGCGACAGAGGATTCACATATCCAGAGTTGAATGCTCACGGGCAAAGACACCTCAACGAACAAATCCCTGCCGGATGTAAAGACGGCTACTCTACGAGCCGTACTTGCGAAATCGGGATGAGCGAATACAGCGATATAAACTTCAAGTCTATATTTTATCTGATTGATGAAGTAACGAAATAG
- the proS gene encoding proline--tRNA ligase yields the protein MAKELKELTPRSQDYSQWYLDLVLKADLAENSAVRGCMVIKPYGYAIWEKMQRQLDDMFKETGHMNAYFPLFIPKSFLSKEADHVEGFAKECAVVTHYRLKNDPDGKGVIVDPDAKLEEELIVRPTSETIIWNTYRNWIQSYRDLPILVNQWANVVRWEMRTRLFLRTAEFLWQEGHTAHATKEEAVEEAEKMLNVYAQFAEEYMAVPVIKGVKSASERFAGAVDTYTIEAMMQDGKALQSGTSHFLGQNFAKAFDVKFADKEGKMDYVWATSWGVSTRLIGALIMAHSDDNGLVLPPKLAPFQVVIVPIYKGEEQLALINQKVDGIVKSLKALGISVKYDNADNKKPGWKFSEYELKGVPVRLAMGARDMENNTVEVARRDTLTKETVSCDGLDMYIKNLLDDIQANIYKKAFDFRAKQTITVETYEEFKEKIEEGVFILAHWDGTAETEEKVKAETKATIRCIPLEGDKTPGKCMVTGKPSAQRVIFARAY from the coding sequence ATGGCAAAAGAACTTAAAGAACTGACACCTCGAAGTCAAGATTACAGTCAGTGGTATCTCGATTTGGTATTAAAAGCAGATTTAGCAGAAAACTCTGCTGTACGCGGATGTATGGTGATAAAGCCATACGGCTATGCGATTTGGGAAAAAATGCAACGTCAATTAGACGATATGTTCAAAGAAACAGGACACATGAATGCTTATTTCCCGCTTTTCATCCCCAAGTCATTTTTGAGTAAAGAGGCTGACCATGTTGAAGGTTTTGCTAAAGAATGTGCTGTTGTAACTCACTACCGTCTAAAAAATGATCCCGACGGAAAAGGAGTAATAGTTGACCCTGATGCAAAATTGGAAGAAGAACTTATTGTTCGTCCAACTTCCGAAACGATTATCTGGAATACGTACCGTAATTGGATACAATCATATAGAGATCTGCCTATCTTGGTTAATCAATGGGCAAATGTTGTACGTTGGGAGATGCGTACCCGTTTATTCCTGCGTACCGCAGAATTCTTGTGGCAAGAAGGGCATACAGCTCATGCCACAAAAGAAGAAGCGGTAGAGGAAGCGGAAAAAATGTTGAACGTGTATGCTCAGTTTGCCGAGGAGTATATGGCTGTGCCTGTAATTAAAGGTGTGAAATCAGCATCTGAACGGTTTGCCGGTGCTGTAGACACATATACAATCGAAGCCATGATGCAGGATGGGAAAGCCCTTCAATCGGGAACATCTCACTTCCTTGGACAGAATTTCGCAAAAGCATTCGATGTGAAATTTGCGGATAAAGAAGGCAAGATGGATTACGTATGGGCTACTTCATGGGGAGTATCTACCCGCCTTATCGGAGCTCTGATAATGGCACACTCGGATGATAACGGACTTGTGCTTCCTCCAAAACTAGCTCCATTCCAAGTTGTTATTGTTCCTATATATAAAGGTGAAGAACAATTAGCCTTAATCAACCAAAAGGTGGATGGCATTGTAAAATCATTGAAAGCCCTTGGCATCAGTGTTAAATATGACAATGCAGACAACAAAAAACCGGGATGGAAATTCTCGGAGTATGAATTGAAAGGAGTTCCTGTACGTTTGGCTATGGGCGCGCGCGATATGGAAAATAACACAGTAGAAGTTGCTCGCCGCGACACGCTGACTAAAGAGACTGTATCATGTGACGGGCTGGATATGTATATCAAGAATCTATTGGATGATATTCAGGCTAACATCTACAAAAAAGCGTTCGATTTCAGAGCTAAGCAGACGATCACTGTAGAGACATACGAAGAGTTTAAAGAGAAGATAGAGGAAGGTGTATTTATTCTTGCTCACTGGGATGGTACGGCTGAAACTGAGGAAAAAGTGAAAGCTGAGACAAAAGCAACAATACGTTGTATCCCTCTTGAAGGAGATAAAACTCCGGGCAAATGTATGGTTACAGGAAAGCCATCTGCTCAACGAGTAATATTCGCGAGAGCTTATTAA
- the pepE gene encoding dipeptidase PepE, which produces MRLLLISNSTNPGEAYLDYPKYNIKEFLGEKPVKALFIPYAAVTFSYDEYEKKVNDRFKEIGHSVVSIHHYDDPVKAVEEAEAIVVGGGNTWKLVRMMRDNKIIELIRKRAKQGVPYIGWSAGSNVACPTLRTTNDMPIIDPKGFDVANLVPFQINPHYLDTHPENHGGETREDRIREFITENQDIYVVGLREGSMLNLEGDDLKLIGKKTARIFKYGEEPRELKTGDDFSFLLKK; this is translated from the coding sequence ATGAGATTATTACTTATCAGCAATTCAACAAATCCGGGAGAGGCGTATTTAGACTATCCGAAGTATAACATTAAAGAGTTTTTAGGTGAAAAACCTGTAAAAGCATTATTTATTCCTTATGCTGCGGTTACTTTTTCCTACGATGAATATGAGAAGAAAGTCAACGATCGTTTCAAAGAAATAGGGCATAGTGTTGTTAGCATTCATCACTACGACGATCCTGTAAAGGCAGTTGAAGAAGCAGAGGCTATTGTAGTAGGAGGCGGTAATACATGGAAGCTTGTCCGCATGATGCGTGATAATAAGATTATAGAGCTTATTCGTAAAAGAGCAAAACAAGGAGTTCCATATATAGGGTGGAGTGCGGGTTCAAATGTGGCTTGTCCTACATTGCGAACAACAAACGATATGCCGATCATCGACCCAAAAGGATTTGATGTGGCGAACCTAGTCCCTTTTCAAATAAACCCACATTATCTCGATACACATCCCGAAAATCATGGAGGTGAAACACGTGAAGATCGTATCAGGGAATTTATTACAGAAAACCAGGACATATATGTTGTCGGACTGCGAGAAGGCTCTATGCTGAACCTTGAAGGCGATGACTTGAAACTTATCGGAAAAAAGACAGCACGTATATTCAAATATGGAGAAGAACCAAGAGAATTGAAAACAGGTGATGATTTCAGTTTTCTACTAAAGAAGTGA
- a CDS encoding DinB family protein translates to MEKIDFYQVIDGVRQVVNTEEQFLLSLSEGLITTKLNKQNRNIKQILGHLVDSASNNIHRIIHLQNQPSPLIFPDYANLGNNDRWIAIQDYQTENWEDLVQLWKYSNLHIMHIIKHVDTDKLGNEWITALGDRVSLKEMIINYLPHLHLHIHEIHELYASNA, encoded by the coding sequence ATGGAAAAAATTGATTTTTATCAGGTTATAGATGGTGTTAGGCAAGTCGTTAATACCGAAGAGCAATTTCTACTATCATTGTCAGAAGGACTGATAACCACGAAACTAAATAAGCAGAACAGAAATATAAAACAGATACTTGGACACTTAGTAGATTCAGCATCTAATAATATACATCGTATTATTCATTTGCAAAACCAGCCTAGTCCATTGATTTTCCCTGATTATGCTAACTTGGGAAATAATGACAGATGGATCGCTATTCAGGATTATCAGACAGAGAATTGGGAGGACTTGGTTCAATTGTGGAAATATTCAAACCTCCACATAATGCATATTATCAAACATGTAGACACTGATAAGCTCGGTAATGAATGGATTACAGCGCTAGGTGATAGAGTCTCTCTAAAAGAGATGATTATAAATTATCTCCCTCACTTGCACTTGCATATACATGAGATTCATGAGCTGTATGCCAGTAATGCTTAA
- a CDS encoding patatin-like phospholipase family protein, which translates to MINTSEIGLVLEGGGMRGVFTCGVLDYFMSRNIEFPYAIGVSAGACNGLSFISKQQGRAKYSNIDLLAKYKYIGLKHYIKKRNIMDFDLLFHEFPENIIPYDYQTYFSSPSRFEMVTSNCLTGQAEYLEEKSNKERVIDIVKASSSLPIMCPIAYVDDIPMLDGGICDSIPVNRAIDQGYKKNIVILTRNKGYRKESKDIKIPSFIYRKYPAMREALSNRNSLYNSQLDLIEKLEEEGSVFVIRPQKPIIVDRIEKDINKLTALYEEGYECGMSIEKMNL; encoded by the coding sequence ATGATTAATACATCAGAGATAGGATTGGTACTTGAAGGAGGAGGCATGCGTGGAGTTTTCACCTGTGGAGTTTTGGATTATTTCATGAGTCGAAATATAGAATTTCCTTATGCAATTGGTGTATCTGCCGGAGCGTGTAATGGACTTTCTTTTATCTCTAAGCAACAAGGAAGAGCTAAATATAGCAATATAGACCTTCTGGCTAAGTATAAATATATAGGGCTTAAACACTATATAAAGAAACGCAATATCATGGACTTCGATTTACTGTTCCATGAGTTTCCTGAAAATATTATACCCTACGATTATCAGACTTACTTTTCCTCCCCATCACGGTTTGAAATGGTAACGTCCAATTGCCTTACAGGGCAAGCAGAGTACTTAGAAGAGAAATCGAATAAGGAAAGGGTTATAGATATTGTAAAAGCATCCAGCAGTTTACCTATTATGTGCCCTATAGCGTATGTAGATGATATCCCTATGCTTGATGGAGGCATCTGCGACTCAATCCCTGTTAACAGGGCAATAGATCAGGGTTATAAAAAAAACATAGTAATCCTTACACGCAACAAGGGATACAGAAAAGAAAGCAAGGATATAAAAATACCATCTTTCATTTACCGGAAATATCCGGCTATGCGTGAGGCTTTAAGTAACAGAAATAGTCTTTATAATTCTCAATTGGATTTGATAGAAAAGCTTGAGGAGGAAGGATCTGTATTTGTTATCAGACCACAAAAACCGATCATTGTAGATCGTATAGAAAAAGATATAAACAAACTCACAGCACTCTACGAAGAGGGCTATGAGTGTGGTATGTCTATTGAGAAGATGAACCTTTAA
- a CDS encoding DUF3836 domain-containing protein — MKAIFLTTVLATLFSFSNIYAGNSKDKVYSNIETTKYGCTKEYTTVDGTSLEALKKAVFVYDTKNNLKEKTYYKWSSQGWVGTYKYVYEYNSDGSKVANLIFTKWDKNMATWSTKSQHLIHVYDDASGKLLTVKQVQVNNNSSGLIANK; from the coding sequence ATGAAAGCAATATTTTTAACAACAGTTTTGGCAACGCTATTTTCATTCTCTAATATATATGCAGGAAATTCAAAAGACAAAGTATATAGCAATATTGAAACCACTAAATACGGTTGCACAAAAGAATATACAACAGTAGACGGAACTTCATTAGAAGCTTTGAAGAAAGCTGTATTTGTCTACGATACAAAAAACAATCTGAAGGAAAAAACATATTACAAATGGAGTTCTCAAGGATGGGTTGGAACTTATAAATATGTATATGAATACAATTCGGATGGAAGCAAAGTGGCCAATCTTATCTTCACCAAATGGGATAAAAATATGGCAACATGGTCTACCAAATCGCAGCATCTAATACACGTATATGATGATGCGAGCGGAAAACTATTAACAGTTAAGCAAGTTCAAGTAAACAATAATTCCAGTGGTCTTATTGCTAATAAATAA
- the eno gene encoding phosphopyruvate hydratase, with amino-acid sequence MRIEKIFAREILDSRGNPTIEVDVTLECGVVGRAAVPSGASTGENEALELRDGDKKRYLGKGVVKAVDNVNKVIAPALLGESALDQRGIDLKMIALDGTKTKSNLGANAILGVSLAVAKAAANYLELPLYRYIGGTNTYTLPVPMMNIINGGSHSDAPIAFQEFMIRPVGAPSFKEGLRCGAEVFHALKKEFHDRGLSTAVGDEGGFAPTLNGTEDALESILKAIKAAGYEPGKDVTIALDCAASEFFKGGVYDYSKFEGPNGAKRTSAEQVEFLASLVAKYPIDSIEDGMGENDWDGWKLLTDKLGDKVQLVGDDLFVTNVEFLKKGIETGCANSILIKVNQIGSLTETLDAIEMAHRAGYTSVTSHRSGETEDATIADIAVATNSGQIKTGSLSRSDRMAKYNQLLRIEEELGDKAVYGWQRVQRKK; translated from the coding sequence ATGAGAATCGAGAAAATTTTCGCACGTGAAATCTTGGATTCAAGAGGTAATCCTACAATTGAAGTTGATGTAACTTTGGAATGTGGCGTGGTTGGTCGTGCTGCAGTACCATCTGGTGCTTCAACTGGTGAAAACGAAGCTTTGGAACTTCGCGACGGTGACAAAAAACGCTACCTTGGTAAAGGTGTAGTGAAAGCTGTTGACAACGTAAACAAAGTTATCGCTCCGGCTCTTTTAGGTGAATCTGCTCTTGATCAAAGAGGTATCGATTTGAAAATGATTGCCCTTGACGGAACAAAGACTAAATCTAATTTAGGAGCTAATGCTATTCTTGGTGTTTCGCTTGCTGTAGCTAAAGCTGCTGCTAACTACCTTGAACTTCCATTGTATCGCTATATTGGCGGTACTAACACTTATACTCTTCCTGTACCGATGATGAACATCATCAACGGTGGATCTCACTCTGATGCTCCTATCGCATTCCAAGAGTTTATGATTCGTCCGGTAGGTGCTCCTTCTTTCAAAGAAGGTTTGCGCTGTGGAGCTGAAGTATTCCACGCTTTGAAGAAAGAATTCCACGACAGAGGTCTTAGTACAGCTGTAGGTGACGAAGGTGGTTTTGCTCCAACATTGAATGGTACAGAAGATGCTCTTGAATCAATCCTTAAAGCTATTAAAGCTGCAGGATATGAGCCGGGAAAAGATGTTACAATCGCTTTAGACTGTGCTGCTTCTGAATTCTTCAAAGGTGGTGTTTATGACTATTCTAAATTTGAAGGTCCTAACGGAGCTAAACGTACATCAGCAGAACAAGTTGAATTCCTTGCAAGCCTAGTAGCTAAATACCCTATCGATTCTATCGAAGATGGTATGGGCGAAAATGACTGGGACGGATGGAAATTGCTTACAGACAAACTTGGAGATAAAGTTCAGTTGGTAGGTGATGACTTGTTTGTAACTAACGTTGAGTTCTTGAAAAAAGGTATAGAAACAGGTTGTGCTAACTCAATCCTTATCAAAGTAAACCAAATTGGTTCACTTACTGAAACTTTGGATGCTATCGAAATGGCTCACCGTGCAGGTTACACTAGTGTAACTTCTCACCGTTCGGGAGAAACTGAAGATGCTACAATTGCTGACATTGCAGTTGCAACTAACTCAGGACAAATCAAAACAGGTTCATTGAGCCGTTCAGACCGTATGGCTAAATACAACCAATTACTTCGTATCGAAGAAGAACTTGGAGACAAAGCTGTTTACGGATGGCAACGTGTACAACGTAAAAAATAA